Proteins from a genomic interval of Microbacterium abyssi:
- the gabT gene encoding 4-aminobutyrate--2-oxoglutarate transaminase, giving the protein MALLDTDAPALPLGGPGLPQERRLITDLPGPRSAEILARKADAVPAGVGHTVPVAAVAAGGGIVVDADGNSLIDLGSGIAVTTVGNAHPKIAAAVAAQAAQFTHTCFMISPYESYIAVAEALNRLTPGDFAKKSALFNSGAEAVENAIKIARKHTGRQAVVAFDHGYHGRTNLTMALTAKSMPYKSGFGPFAPEVYRAPMSYPFRDGLAGSEAAARAILQIEKQIGADNLAAIIIEPIQGEGGFVVPADGFLPALSEWCTANGVVFIADEVQTGFARTGHMFASEIFGVEPDLITTAKGIAGGLPLAAVTGRAEVMDASHAGGLGGTYGGNPIACAAALAAIDVFENDGVIERAQQIGRLLSDRLRAMQAADPRIGDVRGHGAMIAAEFVDPQTNAPDAALTAAVAKAAIAQGVIVLTCGTYGNVIRFLPPLSIGDELLNEGIDIIAAALAAS; this is encoded by the coding sequence ATGGCACTTCTCGACACCGACGCACCAGCGCTTCCTCTTGGCGGCCCCGGCCTTCCTCAGGAGCGTCGCCTGATCACCGACCTGCCCGGCCCGCGCTCAGCCGAGATTCTCGCACGCAAGGCGGATGCCGTCCCCGCCGGCGTCGGACACACCGTGCCGGTGGCGGCCGTGGCTGCGGGCGGCGGGATAGTCGTCGACGCCGACGGCAACTCGCTCATCGACCTGGGCTCCGGCATCGCCGTGACGACCGTCGGCAACGCTCATCCGAAGATCGCCGCAGCAGTCGCCGCCCAGGCCGCGCAGTTCACGCACACCTGCTTCATGATCTCGCCGTATGAGTCATACATCGCGGTGGCGGAGGCACTGAACCGCCTCACCCCGGGCGACTTCGCCAAGAAGAGCGCCCTGTTCAACTCCGGCGCCGAGGCGGTCGAGAACGCGATCAAGATCGCTCGCAAGCACACCGGTCGCCAGGCCGTGGTCGCCTTCGACCATGGGTACCACGGCCGCACCAACCTCACCATGGCGCTGACTGCCAAGTCGATGCCGTACAAGAGTGGCTTCGGCCCATTCGCCCCTGAGGTCTACCGCGCGCCGATGTCGTACCCGTTCCGGGACGGGCTCGCCGGCTCCGAGGCTGCGGCGCGTGCGATCCTGCAGATCGAGAAGCAGATCGGCGCTGACAACCTCGCCGCGATCATCATCGAGCCCATCCAGGGCGAGGGCGGCTTCGTCGTGCCCGCCGACGGCTTCCTCCCGGCGCTGTCCGAGTGGTGCACGGCGAACGGCGTCGTGTTCATCGCCGACGAGGTGCAGACCGGCTTCGCCCGGACCGGTCACATGTTCGCCAGCGAGATCTTCGGCGTCGAGCCCGACCTCATCACCACGGCCAAGGGAATTGCCGGCGGCCTCCCTCTCGCGGCGGTCACCGGCCGCGCCGAGGTCATGGATGCCTCGCACGCCGGGGGCCTCGGCGGCACCTACGGCGGCAACCCGATCGCCTGCGCGGCGGCGCTCGCCGCGATCGACGTCTTCGAGAACGACGGCGTGATCGAGCGCGCGCAGCAGATCGGCCGTCTGCTCAGCGATCGCCTGCGTGCGATGCAGGCCGCGGATCCCCGCATCGGCGACGTGCGCGGTCACGGCGCGATGATCGCTGCCGAGTTCGTCGACCCGCAGACGAACGCCCCGGATGCGGCCCTCACCGCGGCTGTCGCGAAAGCGGCCATCGCTCAGGGCGTGATCGTGCTGACCTGCGGCACCTACGGCAACGTCATCCGCTTCCTGCCGCCGCTGTCCATCGGCGACGAGCTGCTGAACGAGGGCATCGACATCATCGCAGCGGCGCTCGCCGCGAGCTGA
- a CDS encoding flavin monoamine oxidase family protein, which translates to MTEITREVLIVGAGAAGLTAANDLRKAGLSVAVLEARDRVGGRLWTDVIDGALLEIGGQWVSPDQDALKEAIEELGLETFDRYRDGESVYIGPDGTAHRFTGEMFPVAAETEQIIADVTERLDAMVAEIDPDRPWAHPNAAEWDEISWEAWLRTQTDDDEAVRNLAFATGSAMLTKPAHAFSLLQSLLMAASAGSYSNLVDADFILDKRVVGGLQQVPLRLAERLGDDVFLGQPVRTLEWGADGVTATTDEMTVTARFAILAHAPVLYSRISFVPPMPRRQHQLHQHLSMGFVIKVHAVYDRPFWREQGLSGTAFSPYELSHEAYDNTNHGDERGTLVGFVSDRNADDLFTLTAEERKQRILESLSHYYGPEAMNPVVYYESDWGSEEWTRGAYAASFDLGGLHRYGADLRTPVGPIHFACSDLAGAGYQHVDGAIRMGHLVADDIVEASRSGAAAGGVR; encoded by the coding sequence ATGACGGAGATCACACGCGAGGTGCTGATCGTCGGCGCGGGGGCCGCGGGGCTGACCGCCGCGAACGACCTGCGCAAGGCAGGGCTGTCCGTTGCCGTTCTCGAGGCGCGCGACCGCGTCGGTGGACGGCTGTGGACCGACGTCATCGACGGCGCCTTGCTCGAGATCGGCGGACAGTGGGTGTCGCCGGATCAGGATGCACTGAAGGAGGCCATCGAGGAACTCGGGCTCGAGACCTTCGACCGGTACCGCGACGGCGAGAGCGTGTACATCGGGCCCGACGGTACGGCGCACCGCTTCACGGGTGAGATGTTCCCGGTGGCGGCGGAGACCGAGCAGATCATCGCCGACGTCACCGAACGACTCGATGCCATGGTCGCCGAGATCGACCCCGACCGTCCCTGGGCGCACCCGAATGCGGCGGAGTGGGATGAGATCTCGTGGGAGGCATGGCTGCGCACCCAGACCGACGACGACGAGGCGGTGCGCAACCTCGCCTTCGCCACGGGATCTGCGATGCTGACCAAGCCCGCTCACGCCTTCTCACTGCTGCAGTCACTGCTGATGGCCGCTTCTGCCGGATCGTACTCGAACCTCGTCGACGCCGATTTCATCCTCGACAAACGAGTGGTCGGGGGCCTGCAGCAGGTGCCGCTGCGGCTCGCCGAGCGACTCGGAGACGATGTCTTCCTCGGCCAGCCCGTGCGCACCCTGGAGTGGGGAGCCGACGGGGTCACGGCCACTACGGACGAGATGACCGTGACGGCGCGGTTCGCGATCCTCGCGCACGCCCCCGTCCTCTACAGTCGGATCTCGTTCGTCCCGCCGATGCCGCGCCGTCAGCATCAGCTTCACCAACACCTCTCGATGGGGTTCGTCATCAAGGTGCATGCCGTCTACGACCGTCCGTTCTGGCGCGAACAGGGTCTCAGCGGCACCGCTTTCAGTCCGTATGAGCTCTCGCACGAGGCCTACGACAACACCAACCACGGTGACGAGCGCGGCACGCTGGTCGGCTTCGTCAGCGATCGCAACGCCGATGACCTGTTCACGCTGACGGCCGAGGAGCGCAAGCAGCGCATCCTCGAATCGCTGTCGCATTACTACGGGCCCGAGGCGATGAACCCCGTGGTCTACTACGAGAGCGACTGGGGCAGTGAGGAATGGACGCGCGGCGCCTACGCGGCCAGCTTCGACCTGGGTGGTCTGCACCGCTACGGCGCCGACCTCCGGACGCCCGTCGGCCCGATCCACTTCGCATGCAGCGACCTCGCCGGTGCCGGCTACCAGCACGTCGACGGCGCGATCCGCATGGGGCACCTCGTGGCCGACGACATCGTCGAAGCGAGCCGCTCCGGCGCGGCAGCGGGAGGCGTGCGATGA
- a CDS encoding universal stress protein → MSGAIVVGYTATDAGLDAAALGARLARSLDARLHLVIVLPAEGTRSAVVPPERAYEDLIRGQAKKWLADAMTRLPQDLTRSGHVRLAESFAEGLIAAGEEFGARLIVVGAAAGAILGRHRLGGVASALLHSSPIPVALAPSGMADQGDEVVPRITAALGTRAGADVLLDEAVALAADSTSPLRLVSLVPFDVPPGLDTGAIRVVAGGHADDVLAAAREGLPPEITATVEQAPGDSVEDAVSHLSWLPGEVILVGSSRLAQPRRLFLGSTAAKMLHVLPVPMIVVPRTRSGAKVEGDLA, encoded by the coding sequence ATGAGCGGCGCGATCGTCGTCGGATACACCGCGACGGATGCCGGGTTGGATGCCGCGGCGCTCGGCGCCCGCCTCGCCCGCAGCCTCGACGCGCGTCTGCACCTGGTGATCGTCCTCCCCGCCGAGGGCACCCGCAGCGCAGTCGTCCCTCCGGAGCGGGCGTACGAGGACCTCATCCGCGGTCAGGCCAAGAAGTGGCTCGCAGACGCGATGACCCGACTCCCGCAGGACCTCACCCGCAGCGGTCACGTGCGCCTGGCTGAATCGTTCGCCGAGGGGCTGATCGCCGCCGGTGAGGAGTTCGGCGCCCGCCTGATCGTCGTCGGCGCAGCCGCCGGCGCCATTCTGGGACGCCACCGACTGGGAGGCGTGGCGTCCGCTCTGCTGCACTCGTCGCCGATCCCTGTCGCGCTCGCGCCATCGGGGATGGCTGACCAGGGCGACGAGGTAGTGCCCCGCATCACCGCAGCCCTCGGCACGAGGGCGGGAGCCGACGTGCTGCTCGACGAGGCGGTGGCGCTCGCTGCGGACAGCACGAGTCCGCTCCGGCTCGTCTCGCTCGTTCCGTTCGACGTTCCGCCAGGCCTGGACACCGGTGCGATCCGCGTGGTCGCCGGCGGCCACGCGGACGACGTGCTCGCCGCCGCGCGTGAGGGGCTGCCCCCAGAGATCACGGCGACCGTGGAACAGGCTCCCGGCGATTCCGTCGAGGATGCCGTCTCACACCTGTCCTGGCTGCCCGGTGAGGTCATCCTCGTCGGCTCGAGTCGGCTCGCCCAGCCGCGTCGGCTCTTCCTCGGTTCGACGGCGGCGAAGATGCTGCACGTCCTGCCCGTACCCATGATCGTCGTGCCACGCACCCGCAGCGGTGCCAAGGTCGAAGGAGACCTCGCATGA
- a CDS encoding APC family permease has translation MSITPPPFTEEPAPVTGGLSQKGLSAGTVGLIGAVVIGISCIAPAYTLTAALGPTVSEVGFQVPAIILVGFIPMLLVAFGYRELNRTMPDSGTSFTWAARAFGPWVGWMAGWGLIAATILVLSNLAGIAVEFLFLLIDQIAGNPGTIAELAFNPFINVAVCLLFMLGATMISYRDMQTTQRLQYFLVGFQVLVLLIFSITAFVQVAQGNAFDASAIDLSWFNPFAVGSVGAVVAGLSLSIFIFWGWDVTLTMNEETKDPEKTPGRAATLTVLTIVVLYLLLSISLLSFAGIGTGELGLGNEDIQSNVFFYLSGPVLGPLAFLVSLAVLTSSASSLQSTFVSPARTLLAMGHYGALPESFAKVSPRFFTPGYATIVASIVASAFYAVMRFVSEDVLWDTITALGMMICFYYGITAFACVWYFRKQWFDSARMFLFTMLFPLVGGIILAALFVMTLVDSMNPDYGSGSNIGGVGLVFILGVTVIVLGILIMIWQAIKRPAFFRGETLAMDAPASLRRR, from the coding sequence ATGAGCATCACGCCTCCGCCGTTCACCGAAGAACCGGCACCCGTCACCGGCGGACTCTCGCAGAAGGGCCTGAGCGCCGGGACGGTCGGCCTCATCGGCGCCGTGGTCATCGGCATCTCGTGCATCGCCCCGGCCTACACACTCACCGCGGCCCTGGGTCCGACCGTGTCGGAAGTGGGCTTCCAGGTGCCGGCGATCATCCTCGTAGGCTTCATCCCTATGCTCCTGGTCGCCTTCGGCTACCGCGAACTGAACCGCACGATGCCCGACTCCGGCACCTCGTTCACCTGGGCGGCGCGGGCGTTCGGGCCGTGGGTGGGCTGGATGGCGGGTTGGGGGTTGATCGCGGCGACCATCCTCGTGCTCTCGAACCTCGCCGGCATCGCCGTCGAATTCCTGTTCCTGCTCATCGATCAGATCGCGGGCAACCCCGGCACGATCGCGGAGCTCGCGTTCAACCCGTTCATCAACGTCGCCGTGTGCCTGCTGTTCATGCTGGGCGCGACGATGATCTCCTACCGCGACATGCAGACCACGCAGAGGCTGCAGTACTTCCTGGTTGGATTCCAGGTGCTGGTGCTGCTGATCTTCTCGATCACCGCGTTCGTCCAGGTCGCCCAGGGCAACGCCTTCGATGCGAGCGCGATCGACCTCAGCTGGTTCAACCCGTTCGCCGTGGGCTCCGTCGGCGCGGTCGTCGCCGGCCTCTCGCTGTCGATCTTCATCTTCTGGGGGTGGGACGTCACGCTCACGATGAACGAGGAGACCAAGGATCCCGAGAAGACCCCAGGGCGCGCGGCGACCCTCACTGTTCTCACGATCGTGGTCCTGTACCTGCTGCTGTCGATCTCGCTGCTCTCGTTCGCCGGCATCGGCACGGGGGAGCTGGGCCTCGGCAACGAAGACATCCAGAGCAACGTGTTCTTCTACCTCTCCGGTCCGGTCCTCGGCCCGCTGGCGTTCCTGGTGTCGCTGGCGGTGCTCACCAGTTCAGCCTCGTCGCTCCAGTCGACGTTCGTCTCGCCGGCTCGTACACTACTGGCGATGGGGCACTACGGCGCCCTGCCGGAGAGCTTCGCCAAGGTGAGCCCGCGCTTCTTCACCCCGGGCTACGCGACGATCGTCGCATCCATCGTGGCCTCGGCCTTCTACGCGGTGATGCGATTCGTGAGCGAGGACGTGCTCTGGGACACCATCACCGCGCTCGGCATGATGATCTGCTTCTACTACGGCATCACGGCGTTCGCGTGCGTCTGGTACTTCCGCAAACAGTGGTTCGACTCGGCGCGCATGTTCCTGTTCACCATGCTGTTCCCGCTCGTCGGCGGCATCATCCTCGCCGCCCTGTTCGTGATGACGCTGGTCGACAGCATGAACCCGGACTACGGCAGCGGATCGAACATCGGCGGCGTCGGCCTCGTTTTCATCCTCGGCGTCACGGTGATCGTCCTCGGCATCCTCATCATGATCTGGCAGGCGATCAAGCGCCCCGCGTTCTTCCGCGGGGAGACACTGGCTATGGATGCTCCAGCCAGCCTGCGTCGCCGATAG
- a CDS encoding NAD-dependent succinate-semialdehyde dehydrogenase — MTTALAANETALLDNVPKGLFIGGEWTDAEGGRTFEVRDPATNAVIASIADATPADGIRALDAAVAAQDEWAATPARTRSDILRRAFDLVQEHKEDLALLMTLEMGKPLAESRGEVVYGGEFLRWFSEEAVRISGRYGQNPEGTGRMIVSQRPVGPSFFITPWNFPFAMATRKIAPALAAGCTVVIKPPALTPLTTIFFTKLLEQAGLPAGVVNVVQTSSSSKVSAPIIADPRLRKLSFTGSTEVGRKLIAQAAEGVLRVSMELGGNAPFVVFDDADLDKAVDGAMLAKFRNIGQACTAANRFIVHSSIAGDFADRVTERVKAMKIGRGTEDEVAIGPLIDADAVAKARDLVQDAVDRGAGIRTGGSAIEGDGSFFEPTVITDVAKGSDILREEIFGPVLAIATFETEEDAVRLANDTKYGLVSYVFTEDLARGHRMIDALETGMMGLNVGVVSNAAAPFGGVKQSGVGREGGFEGIHEYLSTKYTLIPND, encoded by the coding sequence ATGACCACCGCACTCGCAGCGAACGAGACCGCCCTGCTCGACAACGTCCCGAAGGGGCTGTTCATCGGAGGCGAATGGACCGATGCCGAGGGCGGGCGGACCTTCGAGGTGCGCGACCCGGCGACGAACGCCGTGATCGCCTCGATCGCCGACGCGACGCCGGCCGACGGCATCCGCGCCCTCGATGCGGCTGTGGCCGCGCAGGACGAATGGGCGGCCACCCCGGCGCGCACCCGCAGCGACATCTTGCGCCGCGCGTTCGACCTCGTGCAGGAGCACAAGGAGGACCTCGCGCTGCTCATGACCCTCGAGATGGGCAAGCCGCTCGCCGAGTCGCGCGGCGAGGTCGTCTACGGCGGCGAGTTCCTGCGCTGGTTCAGCGAGGAAGCCGTGCGCATCTCGGGCCGGTACGGGCAGAACCCGGAGGGCACGGGTCGGATGATCGTGTCGCAGCGCCCGGTGGGGCCGTCGTTCTTCATCACACCGTGGAACTTCCCGTTCGCGATGGCCACCCGCAAGATCGCACCGGCGCTTGCGGCCGGCTGCACCGTCGTCATCAAACCCCCGGCTTTGACGCCGCTCACGACGATCTTCTTCACGAAGCTCCTCGAGCAGGCGGGACTGCCGGCCGGCGTCGTCAACGTGGTGCAGACCTCGTCCTCGTCGAAGGTGTCGGCGCCGATCATCGCCGATCCCCGGCTGCGCAAGCTCTCGTTCACGGGATCGACCGAGGTCGGCCGCAAGCTCATCGCCCAGGCCGCTGAGGGCGTGCTGCGCGTGTCGATGGAACTCGGCGGCAACGCACCCTTCGTCGTGTTCGACGACGCCGACCTCGACAAGGCGGTGGACGGGGCGATGCTCGCGAAGTTCCGCAACATCGGCCAGGCCTGCACGGCCGCGAACCGTTTCATCGTGCACTCCTCGATCGCCGGCGATTTCGCCGACCGCGTTACCGAGCGCGTGAAGGCGATGAAGATCGGTCGCGGCACCGAGGACGAGGTCGCGATCGGACCGCTCATCGACGCGGATGCCGTCGCGAAGGCCCGCGACCTCGTTCAGGATGCCGTCGACCGCGGTGCCGGCATCCGCACAGGTGGCAGCGCCATCGAGGGGGATGGCAGCTTCTTCGAGCCGACCGTCATCACCGACGTCGCGAAGGGCAGCGACATCCTCCGCGAGGAGATCTTCGGCCCGGTGCTCGCCATCGCCACCTTCGAGACCGAGGAGGACGCCGTCCGTCTCGCCAACGACACCAAGTACGGTCTGGTCTCGTACGTGTTCACTGAGGACCTCGCCCGCGGGCACCGGATGATCGACGCGCTCGAGACCGGCATGATGGGGCTGAACGTGGGCGTGGTCTCGAACGCCGCAGCACCGTTCGGCGGTGTCAAGCAGTCCGGCGTCGGCCGCGAGGGCGGCTTCGAGGGCATCCACGAGTACCTGTCGACCAAGTACACCCTGATCCCGAACGACTGA
- a CDS encoding NAD-dependent succinate-semialdehyde dehydrogenase, which produces MTDYAVTNPATGETTATYDTFTDAQIDEAIGRADAAASVWAKTSPADRAAVIRRIAELHRERRDDLAAVMVREMGKPIAAAIGEVDFAADIVEYYADNIAQITGDAPLTIVGDGTAVIRRTPLGVLLGIMPWNFPAYQVARFAAPNLAIGNTIILKHAPQCPESSAMLETIYQDAGLPDGGYVNVYATNEQAADIIADPRVHGVSVTGSERAGAAVAEVAGRNLKKVALELGGSDPFLVLSADDLDSVVQAAVDARLDNNGQSCNGAKRFIITDRLYEEFTEKFVAALAAVQAQDPAQEETVLGPLSSLAAAERLQEQIDRAVAQGATLLTGGTRDGAFFAPTVLADVTADMDLYREELFGPAAVVYRAADEEDAVAIANGTPFGLGSYVFTTDAEQAERVADRIEAGMVYVNLVLADSPELPFGGVKRSGTSRELGLLAADEFVNKKLIRTA; this is translated from the coding sequence ATGACCGATTACGCCGTCACCAATCCCGCCACCGGGGAGACGACCGCCACCTACGACACGTTCACCGACGCCCAGATCGACGAGGCGATCGGACGAGCGGATGCCGCGGCATCCGTCTGGGCGAAGACGTCGCCCGCCGACCGCGCCGCCGTGATCCGCCGGATCGCCGAACTGCACCGCGAGCGACGCGACGATCTCGCCGCTGTGATGGTGAGGGAGATGGGCAAGCCGATCGCGGCGGCGATCGGCGAGGTCGATTTCGCCGCCGACATCGTCGAGTACTACGCGGACAACATCGCACAGATCACCGGCGATGCGCCGTTGACGATCGTCGGCGACGGCACAGCGGTGATCCGCCGCACGCCGCTCGGAGTGCTGCTGGGGATCATGCCGTGGAACTTCCCGGCCTATCAGGTCGCGCGCTTCGCGGCTCCCAACCTCGCCATCGGCAATACGATCATCCTCAAGCACGCTCCGCAGTGTCCGGAATCGTCCGCGATGCTCGAGACCATCTATCAGGATGCCGGTCTCCCCGACGGCGGCTACGTGAACGTCTACGCGACCAACGAACAGGCGGCCGACATCATCGCGGATCCGCGCGTGCACGGTGTCTCGGTGACCGGCTCAGAGCGCGCGGGCGCCGCGGTGGCCGAGGTAGCAGGCCGCAATCTGAAGAAGGTCGCGCTGGAGCTGGGCGGGTCCGACCCGTTCCTCGTGCTGTCGGCCGATGACCTCGACTCCGTCGTGCAGGCCGCCGTCGACGCGCGGCTCGACAACAACGGGCAGTCGTGCAACGGCGCCAAGCGCTTCATCATCACCGATCGCCTCTACGAGGAGTTCACGGAGAAGTTCGTCGCCGCGCTCGCCGCGGTGCAGGCACAGGACCCCGCGCAGGAGGAGACCGTGCTCGGCCCCCTCTCATCGCTCGCCGCAGCCGAGCGGCTGCAGGAGCAGATCGACCGGGCTGTCGCGCAGGGGGCGACCCTTCTCACCGGCGGCACCCGTGACGGCGCCTTCTTCGCACCGACCGTGCTGGCGGACGTCACCGCCGACATGGATCTGTATCGCGAGGAGCTGTTCGGGCCGGCGGCGGTCGTGTACCGCGCAGCCGATGAAGAGGATGCGGTCGCCATCGCGAACGGCACGCCGTTCGGGCTCGGGTCTTACGTGTTCACCACGGACGCCGAGCAGGCCGAACGAGTCGCCGATCGGATCGAGGCGGGCATGGTCTACGTCAACCTCGTGCTCGCCGACAGCCCGGAGCTCCCGTTCGGCGGCGTCAAGCGGAGCGGCACCTCGCGTGAACTGGGGCTTCTGGCCGCCGACGAGTTCGTCAACAAGAAGCTCATCCGCACGGCCTGA
- a CDS encoding FadR/GntR family transcriptional regulator gives MKPERVTRTQSVVDGLLDAIIAGRLQAGETLPAEADLAALLGVSRLTLREGVRLLQAQGVIVAVPGSRHRVAPVDEWTGLEAVVRYSRSGGARRRSSLDLLDMRVMFETGAAELAAPRCTDEHIARLEELLEQMRTAHAHGDVPGFVDADLAFHDVIFAAADNRILVASVRPLTTMLQDSRSETSAVLEIREHALVEHAAVLDAMRSRSPQTAREAMASHMRQTRDDLLHYVLGE, from the coding sequence ATGAAGCCCGAGCGAGTGACCCGCACGCAGTCCGTCGTGGACGGACTGCTCGATGCGATCATCGCCGGCCGCCTCCAGGCGGGGGAGACCCTGCCGGCCGAAGCCGATCTCGCAGCTCTCCTCGGAGTGTCGCGCCTCACGCTCCGGGAGGGCGTGCGGCTGCTGCAGGCGCAGGGCGTCATCGTCGCGGTCCCCGGCAGCCGGCACCGGGTCGCCCCCGTCGACGAGTGGACCGGCCTCGAAGCCGTCGTGCGCTATTCCCGCAGCGGAGGAGCTCGCCGCCGCTCGTCCCTCGACCTGCTCGACATGCGCGTGATGTTCGAGACCGGCGCCGCGGAGCTCGCGGCTCCCCGCTGCACCGACGAGCACATCGCGCGGCTCGAGGAGCTGCTCGAGCAGATGCGCACGGCACACGCCCACGGGGACGTGCCCGGGTTCGTGGATGCCGACCTCGCCTTCCACGACGTCATCTTCGCCGCCGCCGATAACCGGATCCTCGTCGCATCGGTCCGGCCGCTCACCACGATGCTGCAGGACTCCCGGAGCGAGACCAGCGCCGTACTCGAGATCCGTGAGCACGCTCTCGTCGAGCACGCCGCCGTTCTCGACGCGATGCGCTCGCGATCGCCCCAGACTGCACGCGAGGCGATGGCCAGCCACATGCGCCAGACGCGGGATGATCTGCTGCACTACGTGCTGGGCGAGTAG